Proteins found in one Micropterus dolomieu isolate WLL.071019.BEF.003 ecotype Adirondacks linkage group LG10, ASM2129224v1, whole genome shotgun sequence genomic segment:
- the LOC123978292 gene encoding poly(A) polymerase type 3-like isoform X8: MSCPIQSQTSPFPDIPKWYGITGPISQDLPEEADLIQTRKVIDTLESYGVFEDNLELNHREKVVKRLETLYKEWLKEMSKRMNLPETMTENVGGKIFPFGSYRLGVHSKGAEIDALCVGPRFLERKDFFTSFFEKLKAHVEVKDIQAIEEAFVPVIKLSFYGIEIDLVFARLELKSIPENLDLLNDILLKDIDKRCIRSLNGYRVTEEILSLVPNIFNFRLALRAIKLWAKRRNIYSSILGFLGGVSWAILVARVCQAYPNATVSTLVNKFFKVFSMWAWPVPILLKRVEDRYFNLPIWDPTVNQRDRCHLMAIITPAYPQQNTTFNMSTSTLAIITEEIQQGHVITEEIQQKKADWSKLFETPDFFGKYKYYVLLQATSATEEQHNKWVSLVESKIRFLVGTLERNVHISLAHANLQSFPGSRKVNDKGGMSTMWLIGLNMEESKNMKINLTSDLLSFTNTIYSQAASSEMYEKEMTISATHVKRENLSWRMPNGECKRVFSPKPEATLSRQMSATLPPGQSATKRKDWPHSEMPARKIKADKKSMSVEASVPSKPALPSMTPQAKKRPCSPHSDSSPQKFKAYEELTPGTQATCSSTGAPLKSAHCRTVRLASRPHQADCRCETRHQISTYQQAQVIQCHGLVDEPEDYILTFPLLTKWTKLQPPSPAIALLIFLLLAYGAREWGGYMLLHEFVSLTTLILRASFTAGEVEHH, translated from the exons ATGTCTTG TCCAATTCAGAGCCAAACTTCACCATTCCCAGACATCCCCAAGTGGTATGGGATCACTGGTCCTATCAGCCAGGATCTGCCCGAAGAGGCTGACTTGATCCAGACCAGAAAAGTGATTGACACTCTGGAGTCATATGGTGTATTTGAGGACAACTTGGAGCTGAATCACAG AGAGAAGGTTGTCAAACGACTGGAGACACTTTATAAGGAGTGGCTCAAAGAAATGTCTAAAAGAATG aactTACCTGAAACGATGACAGAAAACGTCGGCGGTAAGATCTTCCCATTTGGCTCCTATCGTCTGGGAGTTCACTCAAAAG GTGCTGAAATTGATGCCCTCTGTGTCGGACCCAGATTTCTTGAGAGAAAAGACTTCTTCACATCCTTCTTTGAGAAGCTGAAGGCTCATGTGGAGGTCAAAGACATACAG GCCATTGAAGAGGCGTTTGTCCCTGTCATCAAACTGTCCTTTTATGGGATTGAG ATTGACTTAGTCTTTGCCCGGTTGGAGCTGAAGAGCATTCCTGAGAATCTGGACCTTCTTAATGACATCTTGTTGAAGGACATAGATAAACGCTGCATCAGGAGTCTCAATG GCTACAGAGTTACAGAGGAGATCCTCAGTCTTGtgccaaatatttttaatttcaggcTCGCTTTGAGAGCCATCAAGCTGTGGGCCAAAC GCCGTAATATTTACTCCAGCATTCTGGGCTTCTTGGGCGGTGTATCGTGGGCCATACTGGTAGCCAGAGTTTGTCAGGCGTACCCAAATGCCACAGTGTCCACGCTGGTGAACAAATTCTTCAAGGTCTTCTCAATGTG GGCATGGCCAGTCCCAATTCTCTTGAAGAGAGTAGAGGACCGCTACTTCAACCTTCCTATTTGGGATCCCACG GTTAATCAAAGAGACCGCTGCCACCTAATGGCCATTATCACCCCAGCATACCCACAGCAGAACACCACATTCAACATGTCTACCTCCACCTTAGCCATCATAACGGAAGAGATCCAACAGG GCCATGTCATCACTGAAGAAATACAGCAGAAAAAAGCAGACTGGTCCAAACTATTTGAAACACCAGACTTTTTTGGAAAGTACAA GTATTATGTTCTGCTGCAAGCAACTTCAGCTACAGAGGAGCAGCATAATAAATG GGTTAGCCTGGTGGAGTCTAAAATCAGATTTCTGGTTGGAACTCTGGAGAGAAATGTGCACATTTCTCTGGCCCATGCTAATCTGCAGTCCTTCCCTGGATCCAGGAAGGTCAATGACAA AGGGGGAATGAGCACAATGTGGCTGATTGGGCTTAATATGGAGGAGtctaaaaacatgaaaataaacctGACCTCCGACCTCCTATCCTTCACTAACACTA TCTACAGCCAGGCAGCGAGCTCTGAGATGTATGAAAAGGAGATGACCATATCAGCCACACATGTGAAGAGGGAAAACCTTAGCTGGCGCATGCCTAATGGCGAATGCAAAAGGGTTTTCAGTCCAAAACCAGAGGCCACACTGAGCCGCCAAATGTCTGCCACATTACCACCTGGCCAATCCGCCACAAAGAGAAAAGACTGGCCTCACTCTGAGATGCCAGCCAGAAAGATCAAAGCTGACAAG AAATCAATGTCTGTTGAAGCGTCCGTGCCCAGCAAACCTGCTTTACCCTCCATGACTCCACAGGCCAAAAAGAGACCATGTTCTCCCCACTCAGATAGTTCACCTCAGAAGTTCAAAGCTTATGAGGAACTAACTCCAGGCACACAAGCCACCTGCTCCTCTACAGGTGCACCACTCA AGTCCGCCCACTGTCGAACTGTCCGACTTGCCTCCCGGCCCCACCAAGCCGACTGCCGTTGTGAAACACGCCATCAAATTTCAACTTATCAG CAGGCACAAGTGATCCAGTGCCACGGATTGGTTGACGAGCCTGAAGATTACATCCTCACTTTCCCACTCCTGACCAAGTGGACAAAACTTCAACCTCCATCACCAGCCATTGCTTTGTTAATTTTTCTTCTGCTTGCTTATGGAGCACGAGAATGGGGGGGTTACATGCTCCTTCATGAATTTGTAAGTCTAACAACCCTGATCCTTCGTGCGTCTTTTACAGCAGGCGAAGTTGAGCATCACTGA
- the LOC123978292 gene encoding poly(A) polymerase type 3-like isoform X13: MNRCEYTSIATHFRLTRLFVLLTCLRSLIRFLRVKGRHSEMEGVPSKYPRSLCVATHPIQSQTSPFPDIPKWYGITGPISQDLPEEADLIQTRKVIDTLESYGVFEDNLELNHREKVVKRLETLYKEWLKEMSKRMNLPETMTENVGGKIFPFGSYRLGVHSKGAEIDALCVGPRFLERKDFFTSFFEKLKAHVEVKDIQAIEEAFVPVIKLSFYGIEIDLVFARLELKSIPENLDLLNDILLKDIDKRCIRSLNGYRVTEEILSLVPNIFNFRLALRAIKLWAKRRNIYSSILGFLGGVSWAILVARVCQAYPNATVSTLVNKFFKVFSMWAWPVPILLKRVEDRYFNLPIWDPTVNQRDRCHLMAIITPAYPQQNTTFNMSTSTLAIITEEIQQGHVITEEIQQKKADWSKLFETPDFFGKYKYYVLLQATSATEEQHNKWVSLVESKIRFLVGTLERNVHISLAHANLQSFPGSRKVNDKGGMSTMWLIGLNMEESKNMKINLTSDLLSFTNTIYSQAASSEMYEKEMTISATHVKRENLSWRMPNGECKRVFSPKPEATLSRQMSATLPPGQSATKRKDWPHSEMPARKIKADKSPPTVELSDLPPGPTKPTAVVKHAIKFQLISRRS; this comes from the exons ATGAATCGGTGCGAATACACATCGATCGCGACGCACTTCAGGCTCACGCGTCTTTTTGTCCTGCTCACGTGCCTTCGTTCTCTGATTCGATTCTTAAGAGTGAAAGGACGACACAGTGAAATGGAAGGCGTTCCTTCCAAATATCCAAGGAGCCTGTGTGTTGCCACACA TCCAATTCAGAGCCAAACTTCACCATTCCCAGACATCCCCAAGTGGTATGGGATCACTGGTCCTATCAGCCAGGATCTGCCCGAAGAGGCTGACTTGATCCAGACCAGAAAAGTGATTGACACTCTGGAGTCATATGGTGTATTTGAGGACAACTTGGAGCTGAATCACAG AGAGAAGGTTGTCAAACGACTGGAGACACTTTATAAGGAGTGGCTCAAAGAAATGTCTAAAAGAATG aactTACCTGAAACGATGACAGAAAACGTCGGCGGTAAGATCTTCCCATTTGGCTCCTATCGTCTGGGAGTTCACTCAAAAG GTGCTGAAATTGATGCCCTCTGTGTCGGACCCAGATTTCTTGAGAGAAAAGACTTCTTCACATCCTTCTTTGAGAAGCTGAAGGCTCATGTGGAGGTCAAAGACATACAG GCCATTGAAGAGGCGTTTGTCCCTGTCATCAAACTGTCCTTTTATGGGATTGAG ATTGACTTAGTCTTTGCCCGGTTGGAGCTGAAGAGCATTCCTGAGAATCTGGACCTTCTTAATGACATCTTGTTGAAGGACATAGATAAACGCTGCATCAGGAGTCTCAATG GCTACAGAGTTACAGAGGAGATCCTCAGTCTTGtgccaaatatttttaatttcaggcTCGCTTTGAGAGCCATCAAGCTGTGGGCCAAAC GCCGTAATATTTACTCCAGCATTCTGGGCTTCTTGGGCGGTGTATCGTGGGCCATACTGGTAGCCAGAGTTTGTCAGGCGTACCCAAATGCCACAGTGTCCACGCTGGTGAACAAATTCTTCAAGGTCTTCTCAATGTG GGCATGGCCAGTCCCAATTCTCTTGAAGAGAGTAGAGGACCGCTACTTCAACCTTCCTATTTGGGATCCCACG GTTAATCAAAGAGACCGCTGCCACCTAATGGCCATTATCACCCCAGCATACCCACAGCAGAACACCACATTCAACATGTCTACCTCCACCTTAGCCATCATAACGGAAGAGATCCAACAGG GCCATGTCATCACTGAAGAAATACAGCAGAAAAAAGCAGACTGGTCCAAACTATTTGAAACACCAGACTTTTTTGGAAAGTACAA GTATTATGTTCTGCTGCAAGCAACTTCAGCTACAGAGGAGCAGCATAATAAATG GGTTAGCCTGGTGGAGTCTAAAATCAGATTTCTGGTTGGAACTCTGGAGAGAAATGTGCACATTTCTCTGGCCCATGCTAATCTGCAGTCCTTCCCTGGATCCAGGAAGGTCAATGACAA AGGGGGAATGAGCACAATGTGGCTGATTGGGCTTAATATGGAGGAGtctaaaaacatgaaaataaacctGACCTCCGACCTCCTATCCTTCACTAACACTA TCTACAGCCAGGCAGCGAGCTCTGAGATGTATGAAAAGGAGATGACCATATCAGCCACACATGTGAAGAGGGAAAACCTTAGCTGGCGCATGCCTAATGGCGAATGCAAAAGGGTTTTCAGTCCAAAACCAGAGGCCACACTGAGCCGCCAAATGTCTGCCACATTACCACCTGGCCAATCCGCCACAAAGAGAAAAGACTGGCCTCACTCTGAGATGCCAGCCAGAAAGATCAAAGCTGACAAG AGTCCGCCCACTGTCGAACTGTCCGACTTGCCTCCCGGCCCCACCAAGCCGACTGCCGTTGTGAAACACGCCATCAAATTTCAACTTATCAG CAGGCGAAGTTGA
- the LOC123978292 gene encoding poly(A) polymerase type 3-like isoform X7, whose amino-acid sequence MNRCEYTSIATHFRLTRLFVLLTCLRSLIRFLRVKGRHSEMEGVPSKYPRSLCVATHPIQSQTSPFPDIPKWYGITGPISQDLPEEADLIQTRKVIDTLESYGVFEDNLELNHREKVVKRLETLYKEWLKEMSKRMNLPETMTENVGGKIFPFGSYRLGVHSKGAEIDALCVGPRFLERKDFFTSFFEKLKAHVEVKDIQAIEEAFVPVIKLSFYGIEIDLVFARLELKSIPENLDLLNDILLKDIDKRCIRSLNGYRVTEEILSLVPNIFNFRLALRAIKLWAKRRNIYSSILGFLGGVSWAILVARVCQAYPNATVSTLVNKFFKVFSMWAWPVPILLKRVEDRYFNLPIWDPTVNQRDRCHLMAIITPAYPQQNTTFNMSTSTLAIITEEIQQGHVITEEIQQKKADWSKLFETPDFFGKYKYYVLLQATSATEEQHNKWVSLVESKIRFLVGTLERNVHISLAHANLQSFPGSRKVNDKGGMSTMWLIGLNMEESKNMKINLTSDLLSFTNTIYSQAASSEMYEKEMTISATHVKRENLSWRMPNGECKRVFSPKPEATLSRQMSATLPPGQSATKRKDWPHSEMPARKIKADKKSMSVEASVPSKPALPSMTPQAKKRPCSPHSDSSPQKFKAYEELTPGTQATCSSTGAPLSEHPSPIVSSPSTKRPGASEPTKKFKFDLSPPTVELSDLPPGPTKPTAVVKHAIKFQLISRRS is encoded by the exons ATGAATCGGTGCGAATACACATCGATCGCGACGCACTTCAGGCTCACGCGTCTTTTTGTCCTGCTCACGTGCCTTCGTTCTCTGATTCGATTCTTAAGAGTGAAAGGACGACACAGTGAAATGGAAGGCGTTCCTTCCAAATATCCAAGGAGCCTGTGTGTTGCCACACA TCCAATTCAGAGCCAAACTTCACCATTCCCAGACATCCCCAAGTGGTATGGGATCACTGGTCCTATCAGCCAGGATCTGCCCGAAGAGGCTGACTTGATCCAGACCAGAAAAGTGATTGACACTCTGGAGTCATATGGTGTATTTGAGGACAACTTGGAGCTGAATCACAG AGAGAAGGTTGTCAAACGACTGGAGACACTTTATAAGGAGTGGCTCAAAGAAATGTCTAAAAGAATG aactTACCTGAAACGATGACAGAAAACGTCGGCGGTAAGATCTTCCCATTTGGCTCCTATCGTCTGGGAGTTCACTCAAAAG GTGCTGAAATTGATGCCCTCTGTGTCGGACCCAGATTTCTTGAGAGAAAAGACTTCTTCACATCCTTCTTTGAGAAGCTGAAGGCTCATGTGGAGGTCAAAGACATACAG GCCATTGAAGAGGCGTTTGTCCCTGTCATCAAACTGTCCTTTTATGGGATTGAG ATTGACTTAGTCTTTGCCCGGTTGGAGCTGAAGAGCATTCCTGAGAATCTGGACCTTCTTAATGACATCTTGTTGAAGGACATAGATAAACGCTGCATCAGGAGTCTCAATG GCTACAGAGTTACAGAGGAGATCCTCAGTCTTGtgccaaatatttttaatttcaggcTCGCTTTGAGAGCCATCAAGCTGTGGGCCAAAC GCCGTAATATTTACTCCAGCATTCTGGGCTTCTTGGGCGGTGTATCGTGGGCCATACTGGTAGCCAGAGTTTGTCAGGCGTACCCAAATGCCACAGTGTCCACGCTGGTGAACAAATTCTTCAAGGTCTTCTCAATGTG GGCATGGCCAGTCCCAATTCTCTTGAAGAGAGTAGAGGACCGCTACTTCAACCTTCCTATTTGGGATCCCACG GTTAATCAAAGAGACCGCTGCCACCTAATGGCCATTATCACCCCAGCATACCCACAGCAGAACACCACATTCAACATGTCTACCTCCACCTTAGCCATCATAACGGAAGAGATCCAACAGG GCCATGTCATCACTGAAGAAATACAGCAGAAAAAAGCAGACTGGTCCAAACTATTTGAAACACCAGACTTTTTTGGAAAGTACAA GTATTATGTTCTGCTGCAAGCAACTTCAGCTACAGAGGAGCAGCATAATAAATG GGTTAGCCTGGTGGAGTCTAAAATCAGATTTCTGGTTGGAACTCTGGAGAGAAATGTGCACATTTCTCTGGCCCATGCTAATCTGCAGTCCTTCCCTGGATCCAGGAAGGTCAATGACAA AGGGGGAATGAGCACAATGTGGCTGATTGGGCTTAATATGGAGGAGtctaaaaacatgaaaataaacctGACCTCCGACCTCCTATCCTTCACTAACACTA TCTACAGCCAGGCAGCGAGCTCTGAGATGTATGAAAAGGAGATGACCATATCAGCCACACATGTGAAGAGGGAAAACCTTAGCTGGCGCATGCCTAATGGCGAATGCAAAAGGGTTTTCAGTCCAAAACCAGAGGCCACACTGAGCCGCCAAATGTCTGCCACATTACCACCTGGCCAATCCGCCACAAAGAGAAAAGACTGGCCTCACTCTGAGATGCCAGCCAGAAAGATCAAAGCTGACAAG AAATCAATGTCTGTTGAAGCGTCCGTGCCCAGCAAACCTGCTTTACCCTCCATGACTCCACAGGCCAAAAAGAGACCATGTTCTCCCCACTCAGATAGTTCACCTCAGAAGTTCAAAGCTTATGAGGAACTAACTCCAGGCACACAAGCCACCTGCTCCTCTACAGGTGCACCACTCAGTGAGCATCCGTCTCCCATTGTGAGCTCACCAAGCACCAAGAGACCTGGCGCTTCTGAGCCAACCAAGAAGTTCAAATTTGACCTG AGTCCGCCCACTGTCGAACTGTCCGACTTGCCTCCCGGCCCCACCAAGCCGACTGCCGTTGTGAAACACGCCATCAAATTTCAACTTATCAG CAGGCGAAGTTGA
- the LOC123978292 gene encoding poly(A) polymerase type 3-like isoform X12 translates to MNRCEYTSIATHFRLTRLFVLLTCLRSLIRFLRVKGRHSEMEGVPSKYPRSLCVATHPIQSQTSPFPDIPKWYGITGPISQDLPEEADLIQTRKVIDTLESYGVFEDNLELNHREKVVKRLETLYKEWLKEMSKRMNLPETMTENVGGKIFPFGSYRLGVHSKGAEIDALCVGPRFLERKDFFTSFFEKLKAHVEVKDIQAIEEAFVPVIKLSFYGIEIDLVFARLELKSIPENLDLLNDILLKDIDKRCIRSLNGYRVTEEILSLVPNIFNFRLALRAIKLWAKRRNIYSSILGFLGGVSWAILVARVCQAYPNATVSTLVNKFFKVFSMWAWPVPILLKRVEDRYFNLPIWDPTVNQRDRCHLMAIITPAYPQQNTTFNMSTSTLAIITEEIQQGHVITEEIQQKKADWSKLFETPDFFGKYKYYVLLQATSATEEQHNKWVSLVESKIRFLVGTLERNVHISLAHANLQSFPGSRKVNDKGGMSTMWLIGLNMEESKNMKINLTSDLLSFTNTIYSQAASSEMYEKEMTISATHVKRENLSWRMPNGECKRVFSPKPEATLSRQMSATLPPGQSATKRKDWPHSEMPARKIKADKSPPTVELSDLPPGPTKPTAVVKHAIKFQLISRHK, encoded by the exons ATGAATCGGTGCGAATACACATCGATCGCGACGCACTTCAGGCTCACGCGTCTTTTTGTCCTGCTCACGTGCCTTCGTTCTCTGATTCGATTCTTAAGAGTGAAAGGACGACACAGTGAAATGGAAGGCGTTCCTTCCAAATATCCAAGGAGCCTGTGTGTTGCCACACA TCCAATTCAGAGCCAAACTTCACCATTCCCAGACATCCCCAAGTGGTATGGGATCACTGGTCCTATCAGCCAGGATCTGCCCGAAGAGGCTGACTTGATCCAGACCAGAAAAGTGATTGACACTCTGGAGTCATATGGTGTATTTGAGGACAACTTGGAGCTGAATCACAG AGAGAAGGTTGTCAAACGACTGGAGACACTTTATAAGGAGTGGCTCAAAGAAATGTCTAAAAGAATG aactTACCTGAAACGATGACAGAAAACGTCGGCGGTAAGATCTTCCCATTTGGCTCCTATCGTCTGGGAGTTCACTCAAAAG GTGCTGAAATTGATGCCCTCTGTGTCGGACCCAGATTTCTTGAGAGAAAAGACTTCTTCACATCCTTCTTTGAGAAGCTGAAGGCTCATGTGGAGGTCAAAGACATACAG GCCATTGAAGAGGCGTTTGTCCCTGTCATCAAACTGTCCTTTTATGGGATTGAG ATTGACTTAGTCTTTGCCCGGTTGGAGCTGAAGAGCATTCCTGAGAATCTGGACCTTCTTAATGACATCTTGTTGAAGGACATAGATAAACGCTGCATCAGGAGTCTCAATG GCTACAGAGTTACAGAGGAGATCCTCAGTCTTGtgccaaatatttttaatttcaggcTCGCTTTGAGAGCCATCAAGCTGTGGGCCAAAC GCCGTAATATTTACTCCAGCATTCTGGGCTTCTTGGGCGGTGTATCGTGGGCCATACTGGTAGCCAGAGTTTGTCAGGCGTACCCAAATGCCACAGTGTCCACGCTGGTGAACAAATTCTTCAAGGTCTTCTCAATGTG GGCATGGCCAGTCCCAATTCTCTTGAAGAGAGTAGAGGACCGCTACTTCAACCTTCCTATTTGGGATCCCACG GTTAATCAAAGAGACCGCTGCCACCTAATGGCCATTATCACCCCAGCATACCCACAGCAGAACACCACATTCAACATGTCTACCTCCACCTTAGCCATCATAACGGAAGAGATCCAACAGG GCCATGTCATCACTGAAGAAATACAGCAGAAAAAAGCAGACTGGTCCAAACTATTTGAAACACCAGACTTTTTTGGAAAGTACAA GTATTATGTTCTGCTGCAAGCAACTTCAGCTACAGAGGAGCAGCATAATAAATG GGTTAGCCTGGTGGAGTCTAAAATCAGATTTCTGGTTGGAACTCTGGAGAGAAATGTGCACATTTCTCTGGCCCATGCTAATCTGCAGTCCTTCCCTGGATCCAGGAAGGTCAATGACAA AGGGGGAATGAGCACAATGTGGCTGATTGGGCTTAATATGGAGGAGtctaaaaacatgaaaataaacctGACCTCCGACCTCCTATCCTTCACTAACACTA TCTACAGCCAGGCAGCGAGCTCTGAGATGTATGAAAAGGAGATGACCATATCAGCCACACATGTGAAGAGGGAAAACCTTAGCTGGCGCATGCCTAATGGCGAATGCAAAAGGGTTTTCAGTCCAAAACCAGAGGCCACACTGAGCCGCCAAATGTCTGCCACATTACCACCTGGCCAATCCGCCACAAAGAGAAAAGACTGGCCTCACTCTGAGATGCCAGCCAGAAAGATCAAAGCTGACAAG AGTCCGCCCACTGTCGAACTGTCCGACTTGCCTCCCGGCCCCACCAAGCCGACTGCCGTTGTGAAACACGCCATCAAATTTCAACTTATCAG CAGGCACAAGTGA
- the LOC123978292 gene encoding poly(A) polymerase type 3-like isoform X6 — protein sequence MNRCEYTSIATHFRLTRLFVLLTCLRSLIRFLRVKGRHSEMEGVPSKYPRSLCVATHPIQSQTSPFPDIPKWYGITGPISQDLPEEADLIQTRKVIDTLESYGVFEDNLELNHREKVVKRLETLYKEWLKEMSKRMNLPETMTENVGGKIFPFGSYRLGVHSKGAEIDALCVGPRFLERKDFFTSFFEKLKAHVEVKDIQAIEEAFVPVIKLSFYGIEIDLVFARLELKSIPENLDLLNDILLKDIDKRCIRSLNGYRVTEEILSLVPNIFNFRLALRAIKLWAKRRNIYSSILGFLGGVSWAILVARVCQAYPNATVSTLVNKFFKVFSMWAWPVPILLKRVEDRYFNLPIWDPTVNQRDRCHLMAIITPAYPQQNTTFNMSTSTLAIITEEIQQGHVITEEIQQKKADWSKLFETPDFFGKYKYYVLLQATSATEEQHNKWVSLVESKIRFLVGTLERNVHISLAHANLQSFPGSRKVNDKGGMSTMWLIGLNMEESKNMKINLTSDLLSFTNTIYSQAASSEMYEKEMTISATHVKRENLSWRMPNGECKRVFSPKPEATLSRQMSATLPPGQSATKRKDWPHSEMPARKIKADKKSMSVEASVPSKPALPSMTPQAKKRPCSPHSDSSPQKFKAYEELTPGTQATCSSTGAPLSEHPSPIVSSPSTKRPGASEPTKKFKFDLSPPTVELSDLPPGPTKPTAVVKHAIKFQLISRHK from the exons ATGAATCGGTGCGAATACACATCGATCGCGACGCACTTCAGGCTCACGCGTCTTTTTGTCCTGCTCACGTGCCTTCGTTCTCTGATTCGATTCTTAAGAGTGAAAGGACGACACAGTGAAATGGAAGGCGTTCCTTCCAAATATCCAAGGAGCCTGTGTGTTGCCACACA TCCAATTCAGAGCCAAACTTCACCATTCCCAGACATCCCCAAGTGGTATGGGATCACTGGTCCTATCAGCCAGGATCTGCCCGAAGAGGCTGACTTGATCCAGACCAGAAAAGTGATTGACACTCTGGAGTCATATGGTGTATTTGAGGACAACTTGGAGCTGAATCACAG AGAGAAGGTTGTCAAACGACTGGAGACACTTTATAAGGAGTGGCTCAAAGAAATGTCTAAAAGAATG aactTACCTGAAACGATGACAGAAAACGTCGGCGGTAAGATCTTCCCATTTGGCTCCTATCGTCTGGGAGTTCACTCAAAAG GTGCTGAAATTGATGCCCTCTGTGTCGGACCCAGATTTCTTGAGAGAAAAGACTTCTTCACATCCTTCTTTGAGAAGCTGAAGGCTCATGTGGAGGTCAAAGACATACAG GCCATTGAAGAGGCGTTTGTCCCTGTCATCAAACTGTCCTTTTATGGGATTGAG ATTGACTTAGTCTTTGCCCGGTTGGAGCTGAAGAGCATTCCTGAGAATCTGGACCTTCTTAATGACATCTTGTTGAAGGACATAGATAAACGCTGCATCAGGAGTCTCAATG GCTACAGAGTTACAGAGGAGATCCTCAGTCTTGtgccaaatatttttaatttcaggcTCGCTTTGAGAGCCATCAAGCTGTGGGCCAAAC GCCGTAATATTTACTCCAGCATTCTGGGCTTCTTGGGCGGTGTATCGTGGGCCATACTGGTAGCCAGAGTTTGTCAGGCGTACCCAAATGCCACAGTGTCCACGCTGGTGAACAAATTCTTCAAGGTCTTCTCAATGTG GGCATGGCCAGTCCCAATTCTCTTGAAGAGAGTAGAGGACCGCTACTTCAACCTTCCTATTTGGGATCCCACG GTTAATCAAAGAGACCGCTGCCACCTAATGGCCATTATCACCCCAGCATACCCACAGCAGAACACCACATTCAACATGTCTACCTCCACCTTAGCCATCATAACGGAAGAGATCCAACAGG GCCATGTCATCACTGAAGAAATACAGCAGAAAAAAGCAGACTGGTCCAAACTATTTGAAACACCAGACTTTTTTGGAAAGTACAA GTATTATGTTCTGCTGCAAGCAACTTCAGCTACAGAGGAGCAGCATAATAAATG GGTTAGCCTGGTGGAGTCTAAAATCAGATTTCTGGTTGGAACTCTGGAGAGAAATGTGCACATTTCTCTGGCCCATGCTAATCTGCAGTCCTTCCCTGGATCCAGGAAGGTCAATGACAA AGGGGGAATGAGCACAATGTGGCTGATTGGGCTTAATATGGAGGAGtctaaaaacatgaaaataaacctGACCTCCGACCTCCTATCCTTCACTAACACTA TCTACAGCCAGGCAGCGAGCTCTGAGATGTATGAAAAGGAGATGACCATATCAGCCACACATGTGAAGAGGGAAAACCTTAGCTGGCGCATGCCTAATGGCGAATGCAAAAGGGTTTTCAGTCCAAAACCAGAGGCCACACTGAGCCGCCAAATGTCTGCCACATTACCACCTGGCCAATCCGCCACAAAGAGAAAAGACTGGCCTCACTCTGAGATGCCAGCCAGAAAGATCAAAGCTGACAAG AAATCAATGTCTGTTGAAGCGTCCGTGCCCAGCAAACCTGCTTTACCCTCCATGACTCCACAGGCCAAAAAGAGACCATGTTCTCCCCACTCAGATAGTTCACCTCAGAAGTTCAAAGCTTATGAGGAACTAACTCCAGGCACACAAGCCACCTGCTCCTCTACAGGTGCACCACTCAGTGAGCATCCGTCTCCCATTGTGAGCTCACCAAGCACCAAGAGACCTGGCGCTTCTGAGCCAACCAAGAAGTTCAAATTTGACCTG AGTCCGCCCACTGTCGAACTGTCCGACTTGCCTCCCGGCCCCACCAAGCCGACTGCCGTTGTGAAACACGCCATCAAATTTCAACTTATCAG CAGGCACAAGTGA